A genomic window from Pseudanabaena yagii GIHE-NHR1 includes:
- a CDS encoding ATP-binding protein, with protein MKSPQAITSPKKHSKKLFQRFQGISLRSFVVLPFMLQIVGTVGLVGYLSFKSGQQSVKDLADRLEIEIANRVDKETSNFLDSPHLVNQVLLSTIYSEKLNLENRQDLEKFFFNQVKHHGIVHYLFYVDNLGNFTGVQQLDNGEFIAKSKDKSTGENRNIYELNERGQRGKLIKSAKFDSQEYFLFDQPKDLKNSIKKERVNKSIWSEVSLSSSMLALEIKAGTAVYNQAGEIQGVLGVEIFLTQISQFLHNLNISKSGNSLIIERSGAIIASSTAEPPYIKKNNEQVRLLATESRDPLTQAIAKHLLQKFGSFEQIKSAQKFAFEFQGELQFVYIQPLVDPRGIDWLTIIVIPESDFMTQIYANTRTTVLLCALALAIAIGCGLLTSRWIARPILRLGTASVAITQGDLNQNVESPSIIELKVLSDSFNEMAQQLRTSFENLDVTNHKLDQANRELETTNQELEIRVEQRTNELQQAKERAEVANTAKSEFLSNMSHELRTPLNAILGFTQIMTRDRSLSQSQKDNLNIIGRSGEHLLELINDVLDMAKIESGKILLQETDFDLMELLDLIVEMFQIRVDAKNIYLNLETSADLPQFIKTDEKKLRQVLINLVSNAVKFTQTGGITIRVYLGNSSASLASDEAHSERLNIYFSITDTGTGIAEQEFDRVFDPFAQTESGRKSEQGSGLGLAISQQFVQLMGGNITFSSQVGVGTTFQFHIQAEPSNSSKVFSTKPTHRVIGLAPSQSTYRILVVDDRWENRQVLVQLLAPIGFEVKESENGKIAVEVWEQWQPHLIWMDMRMPVMNGYEAATQIKSHLKGQATTIIALTATSTLEEERQVLLSSGCDDFVRKPFNEKIIFDKISHYLGVSYIFEDFDEQTSVRMKTPDQFTSESLLVMPKEWLEQLHVAASKLNANDIDLLLKQVPKEHIQLKTKIEEYMNNFDFDQIIALAQEVLYR; from the coding sequence ATGAAATCACCTCAGGCAATCACTAGTCCGAAAAAACATAGCAAGAAACTATTCCAAAGATTTCAGGGGATATCTCTACGTTCATTTGTGGTATTACCTTTCATGCTCCAAATAGTCGGTACTGTTGGATTAGTAGGTTATCTTTCCTTTAAAAGTGGTCAGCAATCAGTAAAAGACTTAGCAGATAGATTGGAAATAGAAATCGCGAACCGTGTGGACAAAGAAACTAGTAATTTCTTAGATTCTCCCCATCTAGTTAACCAAGTATTACTTTCCACAATCTATAGCGAAAAACTAAATTTAGAAAATAGACAGGATCTAGAGAAATTCTTTTTTAATCAAGTTAAACATCATGGCATTGTTCACTATCTTTTCTATGTTGACAATCTTGGCAACTTCACTGGAGTACAACAGCTTGATAATGGTGAGTTTATTGCCAAGTCTAAAGATAAATCAACAGGTGAGAATAGAAATATCTATGAACTTAATGAGAGAGGTCAGCGAGGTAAACTTATCAAGAGTGCCAAATTTGATAGTCAGGAGTATTTTTTGTTTGATCAGCCTAAAGACCTGAAAAACAGTATAAAAAAGGAAAGGGTAAATAAATCAATTTGGAGTGAAGTTTCACTATCTTCTAGTATGCTTGCCTTAGAAATCAAAGCAGGTACGGCTGTATATAACCAAGCAGGTGAAATCCAAGGTGTATTAGGAGTAGAAATCTTCTTAACCCAAATTAGTCAGTTTCTCCACAATCTCAATATTAGTAAGTCGGGAAATTCTTTGATCATAGAACGTTCTGGCGCGATCATTGCTAGCTCAACTGCGGAACCACCCTATATCAAGAAAAATAATGAGCAGGTGAGACTCCTTGCAACTGAAAGCCGTGATCCTCTGACTCAGGCGATCGCTAAACATTTATTACAAAAATTTGGTAGCTTCGAGCAAATTAAATCTGCTCAAAAATTTGCCTTTGAGTTTCAAGGTGAACTGCAATTTGTCTATATTCAACCATTAGTAGATCCAAGGGGCATTGATTGGTTAACGATTATTGTGATCCCTGAATCGGATTTCATGACACAGATCTATGCTAATACCCGTACCACTGTTTTACTTTGTGCCTTAGCTTTAGCGATCGCGATTGGTTGCGGATTATTAACTTCTAGATGGATTGCACGACCTATTTTACGTTTGGGGACAGCCTCGGTCGCAATCACCCAAGGAGATTTAAATCAAAATGTAGAAAGCCCAAGCATCATTGAATTGAAGGTTTTATCTGACTCCTTCAATGAGATGGCGCAACAATTACGAACATCCTTTGAGAATTTAGATGTCACTAATCACAAGCTAGATCAGGCAAATCGGGAATTAGAAACTACTAATCAAGAGTTAGAAATTAGAGTCGAGCAAAGAACTAACGAACTCCAGCAGGCTAAAGAACGTGCTGAAGTTGCCAATACGGCTAAAAGTGAGTTTCTCTCGAATATGAGCCATGAACTGCGGACTCCTTTGAATGCGATTTTAGGCTTTACCCAAATTATGACGCGCGATCGCAGTCTCAGCCAATCGCAAAAAGACAACCTAAATATCATTGGTCGTAGTGGAGAACATCTATTAGAACTGATTAATGATGTTCTGGATATGGCTAAGATTGAGTCAGGCAAAATCCTGCTACAGGAGACAGACTTTGACTTGATGGAATTGCTAGATCTGATAGTCGAAATGTTCCAAATACGTGTTGATGCTAAAAACATCTATCTCAATCTGGAAACATCGGCAGATCTACCACAATTCATCAAAACCGATGAAAAGAAACTACGCCAAGTTTTAATTAATCTCGTCAGTAACGCCGTTAAATTTACCCAAACAGGCGGAATTACTATTCGCGTTTACCTTGGCAATTCATCGGCTTCTTTAGCAAGTGATGAAGCACATTCTGAACGCTTGAATATTTACTTCTCAATTACTGATACTGGCACTGGTATTGCAGAGCAAGAATTCGACAGGGTATTTGATCCCTTTGCCCAAACTGAGTCGGGACGCAAGTCAGAACAAGGTAGTGGTTTGGGTTTAGCAATTAGTCAGCAATTTGTGCAACTGATGGGGGGCAATATTACCTTTAGTAGTCAGGTTGGGGTGGGTACGACCTTCCAGTTTCATATCCAAGCTGAGCCAAGTAACTCTTCTAAGGTCTTCTCCACTAAACCCACACATCGCGTAATTGGGCTTGCACCTAGTCAATCTACCTATCGTATTTTGGTAGTAGATGATCGTTGGGAAAATCGTCAAGTCTTAGTTCAACTACTCGCACCCATCGGCTTTGAGGTTAAAGAATCTGAAAATGGGAAAATTGCGGTAGAAGTTTGGGAACAATGGCAACCACATCTAATTTGGATGGATATGCGAATGCCTGTGATGAATGGCTATGAGGCTGCCACACAGATTAAATCCCATCTGAAGGGGCAAGCAACTACAATTATTGCACTGACAGCAACCAGTACCTTGGAAGAAGAAAGACAGGTGCTACTATCATCAGGTTGTGATGATTTTGTGCGTAAGCCATTCAATGAAAAGATCATCTTTGACAAGATATCGCACTATCTGGGAGTTAGTTACATTTTTGAAGATTTTGACGAGCAAACTTCAGTAAGAATGAAGACTCCCGACCAATTTACTAGTGAGTCCTTATTGGTCATGCCAAAGGAATGGCTAGAACAACTTCATGTAGCTGCGTCTAAACTGAATGCTAATGATATCGACCTATTATTAAAGCAAGTACCTAAAGAGCATATTCAATTAAAAACAAAGATAGAAGAATATATGAATAATTTTGATTTTGATCAGATTATTGCTTTAGCCCAAGAGGTACTTTACCGATGA
- a CDS encoding two-component system response regulator, which translates to MNPLTSSTHNMSSESLNSSSHKEPLILIVDDIPDNLRVLSTALAGHGFQTRCAKSGAIALMAVKTTCPDLILLDIKMPDMDGYEVCEHLKALDTTRNIPIIFLSALDDVIDKIKAFSLGAVDYITKPFQVEEVLIRVKYQLALKTAQDEIQRLNEELEQRVQQRTVQLAKINEDLALEIVKHQQTTEVLRISEERLESILSSIEDVVWSIDANTAKLIYCNTALEKIYGYPISNFFEDEQFWLKVIHQDDRPRIEKANHNVLTEGVIHDEYRILRPDQEVRWVSDRRYLIYDQHGKPVRIDGITRDITDQKRAEQQLVHDALHDALTGLPNRNLFMDRVEQALKYSKRHPKYRFAVMFIDLDRFKMINDSMGHTIGDHFLRSIAKLLENCLRSVGDTVARLGGDEFTILIDDIQEDSEVIAIAERIFHKFSHPIQLGNHTLFPSASIGIAMSNQEYINGSDLLRDADIAMYQAKSFGKGRYVLFNQEMYEQHLKVSQLDSDLHYALERKEFELYYQPIISLASEQLAGFEALIRWHHPKRGLVSPSDFIPIAEETGLIIAIGDWVLNQACRQMHIWQNKYASAKNLKMSINLTCQQIREKDLIDKLDRVLAEIAIDGINLRLEITESSMMDQGEETIAKLEQLRARNIQLSIDDFGQGYSSLSYLHRFPVNTLKIDRTFVDQMISGGQNLEIIRTIIILAHALNMDVVAEGVETQQQVVMLKQLGCEFAQGYFFSRPLTATAAEQIIAGSSE; encoded by the coding sequence ATGAATCCATTGACATCTTCCACACATAATATGTCTTCCGAAAGTCTTAATAGTTCATCTCATAAAGAACCCCTGATTTTGATTGTTGATGATATACCTGATAATCTGCGAGTTTTATCTACGGCTTTGGCGGGGCATGGCTTTCAAACTCGTTGTGCTAAAAGTGGTGCGATCGCATTGATGGCAGTCAAGACGACTTGCCCCGATTTGATCCTATTGGATATTAAAATGCCTGATATGGATGGTTATGAAGTATGTGAACATCTCAAAGCATTAGATACTACTCGTAATATTCCCATCATTTTTTTAAGTGCTCTAGATGATGTAATCGATAAAATTAAAGCTTTTAGTTTAGGTGCTGTTGATTATATTACCAAGCCTTTTCAAGTTGAAGAAGTTTTAATACGTGTTAAATATCAATTAGCCCTAAAGACAGCTCAAGATGAGATTCAGAGACTTAATGAAGAACTGGAACAACGGGTTCAGCAGCGCACTGTTCAATTAGCAAAAATAAATGAAGATTTAGCCCTTGAAATTGTTAAACATCAGCAAACAACAGAAGTTTTAAGAATAAGTGAAGAACGTTTAGAAAGTATTTTAAGCTCGATAGAGGATGTTGTCTGGTCAATAGATGCTAATACAGCAAAACTCATCTATTGCAATACCGCTTTAGAAAAGATCTATGGTTATCCAATCTCTAACTTTTTTGAGGATGAGCAATTTTGGTTAAAGGTAATTCATCAAGATGATCGTCCAAGGATTGAAAAAGCTAATCACAATGTTTTAACAGAAGGAGTCATCCATGACGAATATCGCATTCTCCGTCCTGATCAGGAAGTCCGATGGGTTAGCGATCGCCGATATCTGATTTACGATCAGCATGGCAAACCTGTGCGGATTGATGGCATTACCCGTGATATCACTGATCAAAAGCGTGCTGAGCAACAATTAGTCCATGATGCTCTCCATGATGCCCTCACGGGATTGCCTAATCGCAATCTATTTATGGATCGGGTAGAGCAGGCTCTTAAATACAGCAAACGTCACCCTAAGTATCGATTCGCGGTGATGTTTATTGATCTAGATCGGTTCAAAATGATCAACGACAGTATGGGGCATACTATCGGCGATCACTTTCTGCGATCGATCGCCAAGTTACTAGAAAACTGTTTGCGATCGGTGGGGGATACGGTAGCCCGCCTTGGAGGTGACGAGTTTACGATTCTAATTGACGATATTCAGGAAGATAGTGAAGTCATCGCGATCGCTGAGCGGATTTTCCATAAATTCTCACATCCCATTCAATTAGGTAATCACACGCTATTTCCTAGTGCCAGTATTGGTATTGCCATGAGTAATCAAGAATATATAAATGGCAGTGATTTACTCAGGGATGCGGATATTGCCATGTATCAGGCCAAGTCCTTTGGTAAAGGAAGATATGTTCTCTTTAATCAAGAGATGTATGAACAACATCTAAAAGTTAGTCAACTAGACAGTGATCTGCATTATGCTCTAGAGCGAAAGGAGTTTGAGCTTTACTATCAACCAATTATTTCCTTAGCCTCAGAGCAGTTGGCAGGATTTGAAGCGTTAATTCGTTGGCATCATCCAAAACGAGGCTTAGTATCACCTAGCGATTTCATTCCCATAGCTGAAGAAACTGGTTTGATTATTGCGATCGGGGACTGGGTGCTAAACCAAGCTTGTCGGCAGATGCATATTTGGCAAAACAAATATGCATCTGCGAAAAATCTCAAAATGAGTATCAACCTCACCTGTCAGCAAATACGCGAAAAAGATCTCATTGATAAACTAGATCGAGTATTAGCAGAAATTGCGATCGATGGTATCAATCTCCGTCTAGAAATCACTGAAAGCTCAATGATGGATCAAGGCGAAGAAACGATCGCTAAATTAGAGCAATTACGCGCCCGCAATATTCAACTGAGCATTGATGATTTTGGTCAGGGTTACTCTTCTCTCAGCTATTTACATCGATTTCCCGTAAATACCCTCAAAATTGATCGTACCTTTGTCGATCAAATGATCTCAGGTGGTCAAAATCTCGAAATTATTCGCACGATCATTATTCTTGCCCATGCGCTTAATATGGATGTAGTAGCAGAAGGCGTAGAAACTCAACAACAAGTAGTCATGCTCAAGCAATTAGGCTGTGAGTTTGCTCAGGGTTATTTCTTCTCAAGACCTCTAACTGCTACTGCTGCTGAGCAAATAATCGCTGGCTCCTCTGAATGA